A window of the Gossypium hirsutum isolate 1008001.06 chromosome A03, Gossypium_hirsutum_v2.1, whole genome shotgun sequence genome harbors these coding sequences:
- the LOC121223777 gene encoding uncharacterized protein translates to MCLVLLCGKEERVLGRMQAPGFCPHCGGKVEAVDVERRWRLCFLPICFKVKRNYSCTICARRLVLYY, encoded by the coding sequence atgtgTTTGGTATTGTTGTGTGGTAAAGAAGAGAGGGTTTTGGGAAGAATGCAAGCTCCTGGGTTTTGTCCGCACTGTGGGGGCAAAGTGGAGGCCGTCGATGTTGAGAGACGATGGAGGTTATGTTTCTTGCCCATTTGCTTCAAGGTCAAGAGAAATTATTCATGCACCATATGTGCCAGGCGTTTGGTCTTGTATTACTAg
- the LOC121223778 gene encoding mitochondrial dicarboxylate/tricarboxylate transporter DTC, translating to MAEEKKAQSAGVWPTVKPFVNGGASGMLATCVIQPIDMIKVRIQLGQGSAATVTKNMLREEGVGAFYKGLSAGLLRQATYTTARLGSFKMLTNKAIEANDGKPLPLYQKALCGLTAGAIGACVGSPADLALIRMQADATLPVAQRRNYTNAFHALYRIVVDEGVLALWKGAGPTVVRAMALNMGMLASYDQSVEFCKDSLGLGEAATVLGASTVSGFFAAACSLPFDYVKTQIQKMQPDASGKYPYSGSLDCAMKTLKSGGPFKFYTGFPVYCVRIAPHVMMTWIFLNQIQKVEKKMGL from the exons ATGGCGGAGGAGAAGAAGGCTCAATCTGCTGGGGTTTGGCCTACGGTTAAACCTTTTGTCAATGGTGGTGCCTCTGGTATGCTTGCTACCTGTGTCATCCAACCCATCGATATGATCAAG GTAAGAATCCAACTGGGTCAAGGATCGGCAGCAACTGTTACCAAGAACATGCTTAGGGAGGAGGGTGTTGGTGCCTTTTACAAG GGTCTATCAGCAGGACTGCTCAGGCAAGCTACATACACTACTGCTCGATTGGGATCATTCAA AATGTTGACAAACAAAGCAATTGAAGCCAATGATGGGAAGCCCTTACCTCTATATCAGAAGGCTTTGTGTGGTCTGACTGCTGGTGCTATTGGAGCCTGTGTTGGCAGCCCGGCTGATTTGGCACTTATCCGTATGCAGGCTGATGCTACTTTGCCTGTTGCTCAGCGCAGAAATTACACCAATGCATTCCATGCACTCTATCGTATTGTTGTGGATGAAGGGGTTTTGGCTCTTTGGAAAGGTGCAGGCCCCACCGTAGTCAGAGCCATGGCTTTGAACATGGGAATGCTTGCCTCTTATGATCAAAGTGTTGAGTTTTGCAAGGATTCCCTTGGCTTAGGAGAAGCTGCTACGGTGCTAG GTGCAAGTACTGTTTCGGGTTTCTTTGCTGCTGCTTGCAGTTTGCCTTTTGATTACGTCAAAACACAAATTCAGAAAATGCAACCTGATGCTTCGGGAAAGTATCCATATAGCGGCTCTTTGGACTGTGCCATGAAAACCCTCAAGTCTGGAggaccattcaaattttacaCTGGGTTCCCCGTATATTGTGTTAGGATTGCTCCGCACGTCATG ATGACTTGGATATTCCTCAACCAGATTCAGAAGGTAGAGAAAAAAATGGGGTTGTAG
- the LOC107962559 gene encoding transcription factor Pur-alpha 1 isoform X1, with product MEGNSGGGGGVDRGGGGGERGGNDVELVCKTLQVEHKLFYFDLKENPRGRYLKISEKTSATRSTIIVPSSGISWFLDLFNYYVNSDDHDLFSKELQLDTKVFYFDIGENRRGRFLKVSEASVSRNRSTIIVPAGSTRDEGWAAFRNILAEINEASRLFLLPNQQQSSEPSERLVGLSDDVGAGFISGHNQPSSTSELNVDRSVELPPQDETGNMGVSKVIRADQKRFFFDLGSNNRGHFLRISEVAGSDRSSIILPLSGLKQFHEIVGHFVEITKDRIEGMMGANLRTVDPPQR from the exons aTGGAAGGGAACTCTGGCGGTGGCGGCGGAGTAGACAGAGGAGGCGGTGGCGGAGAAAGAGGAGGAAACGATGTGGAGCTGGTTTGCAAAACACTTCAGGTAGAACACAAGCTGTTCTACTTCGATCTCAAGGAGAACCCACGCGGGCGTTATCTTAAAATCTCGGAAAAGACATCGGCTACCAGGTCAACCATCATCGTCCCTTCTTCCGGCATCTCCTGGTTCCTCGATCTTTTCAATTACTACGTCAACTCCGACGACCACGACCTCTTCAGCAAGGAATTGCAGCTTGACACTAAAGTCTTTTACTTTGACATTGGCGAGAACCGGAGGGGTCGTTTCTTGAAG GTGTCTGAAGCATCTGTGAGCAGAAACCGCAGTACCATTATTGTACCAGCAGGAAGTACCAGGGATGAAGGGTGGGCAGCCTTCAGGAACATATTGGCAGAGATCAATGAGGCATCAAGGCTTTTCTTATTGCCGAATCAG CAGCAAAGTTCTGAACCTTCAGAACGTCTTGTTGGGCTTTCAGATGATGTAGGGGCGGGATTCATATCTGGACACAACCAGCCTAGCTCAACTTCTGAATTGAATGTAGATAGATCAGTTGAATTGCCACCACAGGATGAAACTGGTAACATGGGGGTTTCAAAGGTGATCAGAGCTGACCAGAAGAGATTCTTCTTTGATCTTGGGAGCAACAACAGAGGACATTTCTTGAGGATATCTGAA GTTGCAGGTTCTGATCGGTCttccatcattctcccactgtcaGGATTAAAGCAGTTCCACGAAATAGTGGGTCATTTTGTGGAGATAACAAAGGATCGCATTGAAGGAATGATGGGTGCAAATCTTCGAACGGTGGATCCGCCACAAAGGTGA
- the LOC107962559 gene encoding transcription factor Pur-alpha 1 isoform X2, whose protein sequence is MEGNSGGGGGVDRGGGGGERGGNDVELVCKTLQVEHKLFYFDLKENPRGRYLKISEKTSATRSTIIVPSSGISWFLDLFNYYVNSDDHDLFSKELQLDTKVFYFDIGENRRGRFLKVSEASVSRNRSTIIVPAGSTRDEGWAAFRNILAEINEASRLFLLPNQQSSEPSERLVGLSDDVGAGFISGHNQPSSTSELNVDRSVELPPQDETGNMGVSKVIRADQKRFFFDLGSNNRGHFLRISEVAGSDRSSIILPLSGLKQFHEIVGHFVEITKDRIEGMMGANLRTVDPPQR, encoded by the exons aTGGAAGGGAACTCTGGCGGTGGCGGCGGAGTAGACAGAGGAGGCGGTGGCGGAGAAAGAGGAGGAAACGATGTGGAGCTGGTTTGCAAAACACTTCAGGTAGAACACAAGCTGTTCTACTTCGATCTCAAGGAGAACCCACGCGGGCGTTATCTTAAAATCTCGGAAAAGACATCGGCTACCAGGTCAACCATCATCGTCCCTTCTTCCGGCATCTCCTGGTTCCTCGATCTTTTCAATTACTACGTCAACTCCGACGACCACGACCTCTTCAGCAAGGAATTGCAGCTTGACACTAAAGTCTTTTACTTTGACATTGGCGAGAACCGGAGGGGTCGTTTCTTGAAG GTGTCTGAAGCATCTGTGAGCAGAAACCGCAGTACCATTATTGTACCAGCAGGAAGTACCAGGGATGAAGGGTGGGCAGCCTTCAGGAACATATTGGCAGAGATCAATGAGGCATCAAGGCTTTTCTTATTGCCGAATCAG CAAAGTTCTGAACCTTCAGAACGTCTTGTTGGGCTTTCAGATGATGTAGGGGCGGGATTCATATCTGGACACAACCAGCCTAGCTCAACTTCTGAATTGAATGTAGATAGATCAGTTGAATTGCCACCACAGGATGAAACTGGTAACATGGGGGTTTCAAAGGTGATCAGAGCTGACCAGAAGAGATTCTTCTTTGATCTTGGGAGCAACAACAGAGGACATTTCTTGAGGATATCTGAA GTTGCAGGTTCTGATCGGTCttccatcattctcccactgtcaGGATTAAAGCAGTTCCACGAAATAGTGGGTCATTTTGTGGAGATAACAAAGGATCGCATTGAAGGAATGATGGGTGCAAATCTTCGAACGGTGGATCCGCCACAAAGGTGA